One stretch of Nocardioides perillae DNA includes these proteins:
- a CDS encoding acyl-CoA dehydrogenase family protein — MNTFTEPEERQELRRQVAKLAAKYGRDYFAGKARAGEKTTDLWLEIGKNGYLGINVPEEYGGGGGGIGDVAAVCEELAAQGCPLLLMVVSPAICGTIISRYGTEEQKQRWLPGICDGTGTMAFAITEPDAGTNTHNITTTARRDGDGWVLTGQKVWISGVDEAQNVLVVARAEDARTGKVKPVLFVVPTDAEGFTANPIPMELVSPEKQFQVFIDDVRLPADALVGDEDGGLVQLFAGLNPERIMAAAFSLGLARYALDRATAYAKERAVFGQPIGAHQAIAHPLAQSHIEIELARLMNQKAAALFDAGDEMAAGEAANMAKYAAAEAACDAVDRAVQTHGGNGASQEYGIAGLLVATRVGRIAPVSREMILNFVSMHSLGLPKSY; from the coding sequence ATGAACACGTTCACCGAGCCCGAGGAGCGCCAGGAGCTGCGCCGCCAGGTCGCGAAGCTGGCGGCGAAGTACGGCCGCGACTACTTCGCCGGCAAGGCACGCGCCGGCGAGAAGACGACCGACCTGTGGCTGGAGATCGGGAAGAACGGCTACCTCGGCATCAACGTGCCCGAGGAGTACGGCGGCGGTGGCGGCGGCATCGGCGACGTCGCGGCGGTCTGCGAGGAGCTCGCCGCGCAGGGCTGCCCGCTGCTGCTCATGGTCGTCAGCCCGGCGATCTGCGGCACGATCATCAGCCGCTACGGCACCGAGGAGCAGAAGCAGCGCTGGCTCCCCGGCATCTGCGACGGCACCGGCACGATGGCCTTCGCCATCACCGAGCCCGACGCCGGCACCAACACCCACAACATCACCACCACCGCGCGCCGCGACGGCGACGGCTGGGTGCTGACCGGGCAGAAGGTCTGGATCTCCGGCGTCGACGAGGCGCAGAACGTGCTCGTCGTCGCCCGCGCCGAGGACGCCCGCACCGGCAAGGTGAAGCCGGTGCTCTTCGTCGTGCCGACCGACGCCGAGGGGTTCACCGCCAACCCGATCCCGATGGAGCTGGTCTCGCCCGAGAAGCAGTTCCAGGTCTTCATCGACGACGTCCGGCTCCCGGCCGACGCCCTGGTCGGCGACGAGGACGGCGGGCTCGTGCAGCTCTTCGCCGGCCTCAACCCGGAGCGGATCATGGCGGCGGCCTTCTCCCTCGGGCTCGCGCGCTACGCGCTCGACCGCGCCACGGCGTACGCGAAGGAGCGCGCCGTCTTCGGCCAGCCGATCGGCGCGCACCAGGCCATCGCGCACCCGCTCGCGCAGAGCCACATCGAGATCGAGCTGGCCCGGCTGATGAACCAGAAGGCCGCCGCGCTCTTCGACGCAGGTGACGAGATGGCGGCGGGCGAGGCCGCCAACATGGCGAAGTACGCCGCGGCCGAGGCCGCGTGCGACGCCGTCGACCGCGCGGTGCAGACCCACGGCGGCAACGGCGCGAGCCAGGAGTACGGCATCGCCGGCCTCCTCGTCGCCACCCGCGTGGGCCGGATCGCCCCGGTCAGCCGCGAGATGATCCTCAACTTCGTCTCGATGCACAGCCTGGGGCTGCCCAAGTCCTACTGA
- a CDS encoding biotin carboxylase N-terminal domain-containing protein codes for MPTITRLLVANRAEIASRVFRTCRRLGIDTVAVHSDADADLPYVAEADRAVRLPGVTPAETYLRVDLLLDAARRTGADAVHPGYGFLSENAAFARAVLEAGLVWVGPSPESIEAMGSKVRAKELMAAAGVPVLTAPEQPTEADLPLLVKASAGGGGRGMRVVRRLGDLAGEVAGAEAEAASAFGDGTVFVEPYVERGRHVEVQLMGTTVVGDRDCSVQRRHQKVVEEAPAPGLSDAVRAALHDAARAAAEALDYRGAGTVEFLYDPATERFFFLEVNTRLQVEHPVTEAVTGLDLVELQLRAAEGGGAPVDGEVARRPSRDPVAPSGHAIEVRLYAEDPAADHQPQSGVLTAFDVPAEPGVRVDAGFAAGNEVSTHYDAMLAKVVVHAPSRRQAARQLAGVLQRARIHGVRTNRDQLVAVLRHPRFLDEDLSTAFLVEHDTTAARPADPDATLAAALAVAETHRAARTVQQGVPVAWRNVVSQPQRTEFEGHEPVSWWGGRDGYAAEGVTVRRASPDEVVVERDGVATAYSCAVRGLPGHETVDVDGPTGHVALRRVPRFTDPAAAVSAGSLLAPMPGTVVKVLVEAGHAVEAGQPVLVLEAMKMQHTVAAPAAGTVAQLAAAPGAQVAAGEVLAVVEASGGGEA; via the coding sequence ACCCCGGCCGAGACCTACCTGCGGGTCGACCTGCTGCTCGACGCCGCCCGGCGCACGGGGGCCGACGCGGTCCACCCCGGCTACGGCTTCCTCTCGGAGAACGCCGCCTTCGCCCGCGCCGTGCTCGAGGCCGGGCTGGTCTGGGTCGGGCCGTCGCCGGAGTCGATCGAGGCGATGGGCTCCAAGGTCCGCGCCAAGGAGCTGATGGCCGCCGCGGGCGTGCCGGTGCTCACCGCGCCGGAGCAGCCGACCGAGGCCGACCTCCCGCTGCTGGTGAAGGCCTCCGCGGGCGGCGGTGGGCGCGGCATGCGCGTCGTGCGCCGTCTGGGCGACCTCGCCGGGGAGGTCGCGGGCGCCGAGGCCGAGGCGGCGTCGGCCTTCGGCGACGGCACCGTCTTCGTCGAGCCGTACGTCGAGCGCGGGCGCCACGTCGAGGTGCAGCTGATGGGCACCACCGTCGTGGGCGACCGCGACTGCTCGGTGCAGCGCCGCCACCAGAAGGTCGTCGAGGAGGCGCCCGCCCCCGGGCTGTCCGACGCCGTGAGGGCAGCGCTGCACGACGCCGCGCGCGCGGCCGCCGAGGCCCTGGACTACCGCGGCGCCGGCACGGTCGAGTTCCTCTACGACCCCGCCACCGAGCGGTTCTTCTTCCTCGAGGTCAACACCCGGCTGCAGGTCGAGCACCCCGTGACCGAGGCCGTCACCGGGCTCGACCTCGTCGAGCTCCAGCTGCGGGCAGCGGAGGGGGGCGGTGCGCCGGTCGACGGGGAGGTCGCGCGGCGACCGTCTCGGGACCCGGTGGCCCCGAGCGGCCACGCGATCGAGGTCCGTCTCTACGCCGAGGACCCGGCGGCCGACCACCAGCCCCAGTCCGGCGTCCTCACCGCCTTCGACGTCCCGGCCGAGCCCGGTGTGCGGGTCGACGCCGGCTTCGCGGCGGGCAACGAGGTGTCGACGCACTACGACGCGATGCTGGCGAAGGTCGTCGTGCACGCGCCGAGCCGGCGCCAGGCGGCGCGCCAGCTCGCCGGGGTGCTGCAGCGCGCCCGCATCCACGGCGTGCGCACCAACCGCGACCAGCTCGTCGCCGTGCTGCGGCACCCGCGCTTCCTCGACGAGGACCTCAGCACCGCCTTCCTCGTCGAGCACGACACCACCGCGGCGCGCCCGGCGGATCCCGACGCGACCCTCGCCGCGGCGCTGGCCGTGGCCGAGACCCACCGCGCTGCGCGCACGGTGCAGCAGGGCGTGCCGGTGGCGTGGCGCAACGTGGTGAGCCAGCCGCAGCGCACCGAGTTCGAGGGCCACGAGCCCGTGTCGTGGTGGGGTGGGCGCGACGGCTACGCCGCCGAGGGCGTGACGGTCCGGCGCGCGAGCCCCGACGAGGTCGTGGTCGAGCGCGACGGCGTCGCCACGGCGTACTCCTGCGCCGTCCGCGGCCTGCCCGGCCACGAGACCGTCGACGTCGACGGGCCGACCGGGCACGTCGCGCTGCGGCGGGTGCCGCGGTTCACCGACCCGGCGGCGGCGGTGTCGGCGGGCAGCCTGCTGGCGCCGATGCCCGGCACGGTGGTCAAGGTGCTGGTGGAGGCCGGCCACGCGGTCGAGGCGGGGCAGCCCGTGCTCGTCCTCGAGGCGATGAAGATGCAGCACACCGTCGCGGCCCCCGCCGCTGGCACGGTGGCCCAGCTCGCAGCAGCACCCGGCGCGCAGGTCGCCGCCGGCGAGGTCCTCGCGGTGGTCGAGGCGTCTGGAGGAGGAGAGGCATGA